A region from the Rhodamnia argentea isolate NSW1041297 chromosome 7, ASM2092103v1, whole genome shotgun sequence genome encodes:
- the LOC115749496 gene encoding 5-methyltetrahydropteroyltriglutamate--homocysteine methyltransferase-like: MLGVVPPRYGWNGGEIGFDVYFSMARGNASCPAMEMTKWFDTNYHYIVPELGHDVKFSYASHKAVTEYKEAKALGIDTVPVLVGPVSYLLLSKPTKGVEKTFSLLSLLGKILPIYKEVMSELKAAGASWIQFDEPTLVMDLDSHKLKAFTEAYSELASCLFGVNVVIETYFADVPAEAYKVLTSLEAVAGYGFDLVRGTKTLDLIKGVFPTGKYLFARVVGGRNIWANDLAGSLITLHALEGIVGKGTILCIFLSNSMF; the protein is encoded by the exons ATGCTTGGTGTTGTTCCTCCCAGATATGGTTGGAATGGTGGGGAGATTGGATTCGATGTTTACTTCTCGATGGCCAGAGGAAATGCCTCTTGCCCTGCTATGGAAATGACCAAGTGGTTTGACACCAACTA CCACTACATTGTGCCTGAATTGGGTCATGATGTCAAGTTCTCTTATGCTTCTCACAAGGCTGTCACCGAGTATAAGGAGGCCAAGGCG CTTGGCATAGACACTGTTCCAGTCCTTGTTGGCCCAGTATCATATCTGCTGCTATCCAAGCCTACAAAGGGTGTTGAGAAaaccttttctcttctctcccttCTTGGAAAAATACTTCCCATCTACAA GGAAGTCATGTCTGAACTTAAGGCAGCTGGTGCTTCGTGGATTCAGTTTGATGAGCCCACCCTTGTGATGGATCTTGATTCTCACAAACTGAAAGCATTTACTGAAGCATACTCAGAACTAGCATCATGTCTATTTGGCGTGAACGTTGTCATCGAAACATATTTTGCTGATGTTCCTGCTGAGGCATATAAAGTTCTTACTTCCTTGGAGGCTGTTGCTGGATATGGATTTGATTTGGTCCGTGGAACTAAGACCCTTGATTTAATAAAGGGTGTGTTCCCCACAGGCAAGTATCTCTTTGCTAGAGTTGTTGGTGGGAGGAACATTTGGGCAAACGATCTTGCTGGATCACTCATCACCCTCCATGCTCTTGAGGGCATTGTGGGAAAAGGTACTATTTTATGTATATTTTTGTCGAATAGTATGTTTTAA